The following DNA comes from bacterium.
GCCTCGACCCAACGGCGCGTCGAGAAATACGGCGTGTCCTGACCCGCGATGAACACGTCCACCGCGTGCAGGTTGTATTCGGCCTGCTTGGCCTCGAGAAAATCGCGCAGCGTCTTGTAATCGAACAACAGCGGCGCGCCGGCGTCGGACGGCGGGCCGTGCCGGCGCGCGGCGATCGACTCGGCGAGCCCGCGCGCGTGAAACCGCGCGAAGTCTTCGAACGTGGAATAATACGATTTGGCGACCTCGAGCGACTCGGACAGGCTCGTTTCCACCTTCACGGAAAACCAGGAGTTGATCGACGAGGTCACGAACGTCCACGCCGCGTAAAACATGATGACCGTGGGGACGAGCGCGAAACCGGAGAAGGCGGCGACGAGCTTGGTGCGCAGGGCCGATCCGAGCACGCGCTGGCGGCGGTCGAAGAGCAGCTTCGCGAGGTTGCGAAGGATCAAAAAGAGCAGAACGCAGATCAGGATGACGTTGAGATTGATGAGGCCGAAGAAAAACAGGTTGGTGACCGACGGAAACTCCGACGGCGCCTGCAACAGCCACCGCTGCATGAAAAAGAGCGCGGCAATGATGACGACAAGGAGCGCCATGATCGCCGCTTCGCGGCGCATGCGCTTTCGCGTCTCCAACTCCTCGACGGTCAGGTCGTCCTGTTCGCGTCGCGACGGAATGCTCCCCGCCTCCTTTTTCGGATCGGGTGTCGGATCGGCGTTCACGGCGCGTTCCCGGAATCAGCCGGTGGGCCGGCGGCCGGCGGCGCCGGCATGGTTTCGGCGCGTTCGGGGATGTCGATGCGCGTCCAGGATGTTTCAAAATCCCAAAGCGCGCTGAAGAAAAAGAGATTTTCGAGCCCAAACGGCAGCGGAAGCTGCGCCTTTTCCATTTGCGCCTTCACCGCGACGGAATAGCCCTTTACCGACGGGATCGACGCCAGCACCGCGATCGGCAGATCGGCAAAGCGCGTCATCGCGGATTTCGCCGCGCCGGCGTCCTTGTAGGTTTCCGTAACGCCCTTTTCGCCGAATAGCACCGTGAACGTGCGGCGGATCGCGTCGTAGTGGATCGTGCGGCGTACCTGAAATTCGAACACCTTTTCGTCGAAAAAACCGGGAAGGTCGCGGTGCACCCGAAAAAAGTAGGTGAATGTCGTGGGGATGCCCGCCTGAACGGCTTCGTTGAGATCGGGCGTGAAGGCGCCGTCAACGCGAAAGCTCAGAAGGTACGCGCCGCCGTCGAGCCGCACGCGGCCATCCACGATTTGGGCGCGCGTTTTCGCCGCGCCCGCGGCAACGGGGGACGCAAACACGAGGGCCGCGGTCAAGAACACGAGCGCCAACGCACGTCCCGCCGCCGCCATAGGCGCGAGCGCTATCGTGCGTCCCGCCGCGCCGCGCGCGCGCCGCCCGTTTCGTTGGCGATGATCGATCGTTAAAGGCATGAGCGTTTCGCCCGTTGTACGGGGCGCAATCGGCGGATTATACCAGCGTTTCGCGCCGCTAGAAGGGCCGGGCGGCGCGCGCCGTTCCCCGATCGCGAAACGGGCTGCTAGAATCGCAAACAAGCATCCGGGACCGGAGCCGCGACAACGCGCTTCCCCGGTGTTGGAAGCGCGACCGTAAGGGAGCGGGTATGGGCCGAGCTGGAGCTCGGCGTTCCCAGGACGAACCGCGACCGTAAGGGAGCGGGCTTCGAAGTAACGAACCGCGACCGTAAGGGAGCGGGTACGAATCGACATGAACGATACAACCGTCATCGAACAAAAACTGAAGATCCTCCCCGCCGCGCCGGGCGTTTACACGTGGAAGGACGCGCGCGGGCAGGTGATCTACGTCGGCAAGGCCAAAAGCCTGCGCCACCGCGTGCGCAGCTATTTCCAGCAGCCGGAAGCCAAGGACGTCAAAACGCAGCTTCTTGTGACCAAGTGCGCCGACGTCGACTGGATCGTCACCGAGTCCGAAAAAGCCGCGCTGATCCTCGAAAACACGCTGATCAAGCGCCATCGGCCGCCCTACAACATTCGCCTTCGCGACGACAAGAACTTCCTGTCGATCAAGCTGTCGATGCGCGACAAGTTTCCGCGCCTGTACCTCGTGCGCCGCGTTCAGCGCGACGGATCGCTGTATTACGGGCCGTTCTCGAACGCGTTCGCGGCGCGCGCGACGTTCAACTTCCTGAGCCGCCACTTTCCGCTGCGCGAATGCTCCGACGGCGAATTTTCGCAGCGCACGCGGCCGTGCATCCGCTATCAGATCGGCCGCAGCGCCGGCCCGTGCTGCGGCATGGTGAGCGAGGAGGAATACGCCAAAATCGTGCACCAGGTGCGCCTGTTTTTCGAAGGGCGTGGCGAGGATCTCGTCCGCGACGTCGAAAGGGAGATGGAGCGCGCCGCCGGCGAGGAGCGCTTCGAGCAGGCCGCGCGCCTGCGCGACCTGGCGGACTCCTTGCGGACCTCGCTTGAGAAGCAGCGCGCCGAAACGACCGACATGACGGATCGCGACGTGTGGGCGATCTACCGCGAAGGCGCTTCCGGCGTCGCCGTCGCGATGTTCGTGCGCGCGGGCAAGACGATCGGCCAGCGCGCGTTCCCGTTTTCGAATCAGGAGCACGAGGACGCCGAGGTGCTCGGCGAGGTCATGCAGGCGTATTACGCGGACGATGGATTCGTGCCGGGCGAAATCCTTGCCGAGGTCAACCCGCAAATGTCCGGCGCCGTCGAGGAGTGGCTGACGGATCTGCGCGGCGCCCGCGTGCGTCTGGGCGTTCCGCAACGCGGCGACAAGGCGCGCTACGTGGAAATCGCGCGGGAGAACGCGAAACAGCAATTCGAGCAGCGGCGCTCGCGCCTTGCGGACACGCGCGATATCCTCGAATCGGTCCGGCGCGCGTTGCACCTGACGCGCACGCCCATCGTCGTGGAGTGCTTCGATATCAGCAATTTCCACGGCACGAACGCCGTCGGCAGCCAGGTGACGTTCGTCGAGGGCAAACCCGACACCTCGCGCTATCGGCGATACAAGATTCGCACGAAAGACACGCCGGACGATTACGCGATGATGCGCGAGGTGCTCGGCCGCCGCGTCGCCCGCGCGCGCGAAAACGACGAATGGCCCGACCTGCTGCTCGTCGACGGCGGACGCGGGCAACTCGCCGTCGCCGAAGCCGTGCTCGCCGAGATCGACGCGCGCGACCTGCCCATCGCGGCGGTGACCAAGATCCGCGACCGCGCCGAGGGCGATCGAGGCGCGGAGGATATGGTTTACCTGCCCGGCCGCAAGAACCCGGTGACGTTCCCGCGCGGATCGACGGCGCTGTTTTTCATCCAGCGCGTGCGCGACGAAGCGCATCGCTTCGCCGTGGCGTATCACCGCAAGCTGCGCGGCAAGTCGCAGGTGACCGGCGCGCTCGACGCGATCGACGGCGT
Coding sequences within:
- a CDS encoding DUF4390 domain-containing protein codes for the protein MPLTIDHRQRNGRRARGAAGRTIALAPMAAAGRALALVFLTAALVFASPVAAGAAKTRAQIVDGRVRLDGGAYLLSFRVDGAFTPDLNEAVQAGIPTTFTYFFRVHRDLPGFFDEKVFEFQVRRTIHYDAIRRTFTVLFGEKGVTETYKDAGAAKSAMTRFADLPIAVLASIPSVKGYSVAVKAQMEKAQLPLPFGLENLFFFSALWDFETSWTRIDIPERAETMPAPPAAGPPADSGNAP
- the uvrC gene encoding excinuclease ABC subunit UvrC; this translates as MNDTTVIEQKLKILPAAPGVYTWKDARGQVIYVGKAKSLRHRVRSYFQQPEAKDVKTQLLVTKCADVDWIVTESEKAALILENTLIKRHRPPYNIRLRDDKNFLSIKLSMRDKFPRLYLVRRVQRDGSLYYGPFSNAFAARATFNFLSRHFPLRECSDGEFSQRTRPCIRYQIGRSAGPCCGMVSEEEYAKIVHQVRLFFEGRGEDLVRDVEREMERAAGEERFEQAARLRDLADSLRTSLEKQRAETTDMTDRDVWAIYREGASGVAVAMFVRAGKTIGQRAFPFSNQEHEDAEVLGEVMQAYYADDGFVPGEILAEVNPQMSGAVEEWLTDLRGARVRLGVPQRGDKARYVEIARENAKQQFEQRRSRLADTRDILESVRRALHLTRTPIVVECFDISNFHGTNAVGSQVTFVEGKPDTSRYRRYKIRTKDTPDDYAMMREVLGRRVARARENDEWPDLLLVDGGRGQLAVAEAVLAEIDARDLPIAAVTKIRDRAEGDRGAEDMVYLPGRKNPVTFPRGSTALFFIQRVRDEAHRFAVAYHRKLRGKSQVTGALDAIDGVGAARRRALIRHFGSLKRIREASADEIAAVPGINADLARRIHDRLTVPDA